TTGAAGCCGATCAGGTTGAAATTGGTGATAGACATTGCCAGATCGCGCCGTTCCGAGTAACCACGTTCGTCGCGCAGGGCGGCTTGGGGGTCGAGATAGAGGTAGAAGTGGCCGTTAACGGCCGTTATCTCCTCTACCACCGCTTCTAACTCCGCCAGATTGCCCAGTTTGCGCTCCAGTTTCAGCGTGCGCGGCGGCATGTTCGCCGCGCCCAACGGCTGCCAGCCGTAATAAACCACCGCCGGGTTTTGCACGTCTAGCTGCGCCAGGATGTCGCGCATCTGCGCCACCGTGGTCATGGGGATGGCCCGCTGCCAGAACAAGACCTTTTCCTTTTCCGCGCCCAGAAATTCCAGGCGGATGCCGATGGCGTTGTTGGGGGAAGCATACGGCCGTAACACCCCCCGTTCCACCAGATACGCCTGGTAGCTCCGCGCCATGCCCACGTAATCGCTCTCGTCGCCTGTCAGGAAGCGGTAGCGGATTTTTACGTCGAAGGCGTTGGTTTGCGGCTGCAAGGCAGTTACGCCCGCGCCAGAGCGATTGGTCGCCTGGAAGTAGCTCTGGTTGTAGACGAAGGCGTTGTATAAAAAGTTAAAGTCGGTGATGATGCCCGATGGGTGGGCGTGGGCTTCGCCATAAGCGGCCCCTTTTTCCACAATCGCCAGGTAGCCATGCTCTTTTTCGCCGTGAATCATGCCGATAACCGGGATGGAGAGCTTGTAGGGGCGATTGATGGCCGGGTCGTAGGGCAGGTAGGTAATCATGCCCAGGTCGGGGCCGTAGTAACGGCCGTAAAACATATTCTGCGCTTTCGTCTCGGCGGTGAAGGCGATCAGGCTGCCCACGCCGTCGGGAAGGAACATATAACCGGGCGTCTGGTCGCTGCGCGTAGCCCCAAAAAAGGGATAGACATACACCAGCCCCAACTTAAACGCCGGGTCGGCCTCCACCACCCCGGTAAACGGCAGTTCTACCGTCACCCCATCAGCCGCCAACTGTACCATCACCTCCAGGCTGATGCCCGGCCCGGTGAACGTCACCGTCGCCGCGAAGCCCTGGTCAATGAGGCGAAAGTCCAGGGTGTGGTCGGCGTTGCTGATGGAGGCGCGTTCGCTGACCGCTTTTTCATCCAGGTAATCGATGCTGATACCGCTTTGGGCGAAGGCGGTCCAGGTCCGGTTGAGCCGGTCCTCTTCTTGCTTTTCCACCAGGTTGGAGTGCCAGACGTAGCCGCTGCGCCGGTCTACCACGTTGAAGGCCAGGGTTTCCCGGTTGGCGTAAAGCTGGAAGGTCTCGTTTTCGGCCACCAGTTCAAACGCGCCGGGCATGGGTTGGACGGCCGTGAGCCGTGGGCTGTAAGCTAGAGGCTGGGCGCTGAGGGTGGCGGGCAGCAGCAGCAATAGCAGCAGCAGGCCAAGGGCGAGGATGAGGCGTTGTTTAGCCACGTAACCTTAACTCCTGGGCAACGGCCGTAACAAAATCGAACAGTTGCGTAAACAGCACAGACAAAATGTAGCCTGTCAGCACAAACAGGGCCATGGTGAACAGCGTCAGCAGCACGTTGCGCACCGTCTCGGAAAAGGTGTAGTTGTGAACTTCCTTGACCATGATAAACAGCATGATCCCCACCCACAGCCACATCAGATTCAGCGAAAAGGTGTAGAGAAAAATCTCGTTCAGGGTGAGGATGTTGGTGAGCAGGGCGATGGGCAGCATGAACAGCGCATAGGGGAACAGGCTGTACGCCGTGCCGATGACCACATCGCGCACGCGCCCTTCGCCATCGCTGATGGTGGAGACCAGGTAATTGGCCGCATTCCACAAAAACAGCAGCACGGCCGTATACGCAATCACATCCGCCACGCGAATATCCGCCAGGTTGCTGTAAGGATTAAAGACAAAGGCGGTGACATAGGCCGCCAGCACCCGCGCCCCAATCACCCAGGCGTACAACAGCAGGGCAAAGGGCAGGCTGCCGCGCAAATCATGTTTGATGTAGTAAAAGCTGTCGGCCGGCTGCCGGATGAAGCGGAACAGAAAGACAAAATCATCCACCAGCCGGAAGCGGCGCAAGCCCCGCAGCCAGGCGCGCGCCGGATCAAACCAGCGGCGGCGGCGCTCCAGATGGTTGACAGTCTGATAAACAATCCCCAGCGCCAGCAGCCCCATGAGGGCCGGGGAGAGATATTGTTGCAGCACCTCGTTGCGCAGTTCCCAAAACGCCTCGGAGTAACCGCTGCGGTCTTCGGCGTAGCGGTAGATGGTCAGGGCGTCGGCGTAGGCGCGTTCTTTGTAGTAGGCGTCGGCGATAGCCTGGTAGGCCATGATGAAGGAGCCGTTGTGGGTGAGGACCTCTTCAAAGTAGGGTTTGGCCTCGCTGTAGAAGCCATCCACGTAGAGGCGCACGCCTTCGTGGACGCGCCGAGCGAAGGCGGTGGTCTGGTAGACGATGAGGGCGTTTTTGTCTTTGTCCAGGATGTAGATGACGTCGTTGTGGCGGGCAACGGCCGTTGGATTACGCAGTGTGCCCAGCCGTTGGTCGCCGCTATCTTTGGCGCCAAAGAGGAAGAGCAGCGTGCCATTCAGGTCGTATTCAAAGATAACGCCGTCGGCGGCAACGGCCGTTATCAGCCCCGTCTCGCTCACGTGAATATCGCGGAAAGCGGTGGAGTCAAACGTCTCCGGGAAGATGTTCTTGCCGGAGATGGCGAAGCGGCGGATGCTCTGCCACCTTTCGGCGCCGGCGGTGATGGTGAAAATCAAACCCTGGTGGTCAATCGCCAGGTTAGACGGCGAAGCGGCCTCGTTTTTGATGAACTGATCAAGCTGCTCCTCGGTCAGAAAGAGGCGCTGCAAAATCATCTTCAGCGACATGCTGGCCGCGTTGGGGCCAAAGTAGCCAATGAAGGCGCCGTTGGTGTTCATCTGTACCAGCCCATTCACCGAGCCTTCGCTGACGATATACAGATTTTGCCGGGCGTCTACGGCGATTTTGCGCGGCAAAAACTGGCGATTGCGGCCAAACAGGGGTTCAGACGGCCGGCCAAACTGCTTTAGGACGTTGCCCTCAGCGTCGAAAATGACAATGGCGTCCTGCCCGGCGTCGGTCACGTAGACCACGCCGTCGGCGTCTACAAACAGGCCGGTGGGCTTTTGCAGCACCGCTTCACCCAGAACGGCGGCGATGTTGAATTGGGAATCCAGGCGGAGGATACGGCCGTTGCCCGTATCGGCCACGTAGATCACCCCCTCCGGCGTGATGAACATGTCTTCCGCGCCGGAGATGGGCAGATCAATCTCCGCCAGCGGGGTGTAGGCGTCTTGGGTCATCACCAGCCAGCCGTTTGGCCCCCAGGCCCAGGTGGTGTAGGGGGTTTGGGCTTGCGCCTGGGTGGGCACGGCCGTTAGCGCCAGCAGCGCGATGAGGCACAGGAGCAGAACCAACCGCTTCATCATTTCAACCCTGAATGCGACATGGTACTCATCACCTGGTTTTGCAGGATGAGAAAGATGATCAGATTGGGCACAAACATAATCAGCGTGGCGGCGGCGGCCATGCCCTGCCCGGCGACGGCATTGGCCCCGGCCGCTGTCGTTGTCAGAGTATTCAGGTAGAAAGCGAAGGTTTTCAGGCTTTCGCTGTTGACGTACAGGGTGGAAATTTCGGCATTGTTCCACGTCGCCTGGAAAGTCAGAATGGCGATAGTGGCGATGGCCGGTTTGATCATCGGTAAAATGATGCGCCAGTAAATCGCCACGTCCGACGCGCCATCAATTTGCGCC
Above is a genomic segment from Candidatus Leptovillus gracilis containing:
- a CDS encoding YIP1 family protein — encoded protein: MKRLVLLLCLIALLALTAVPTQAQAQTPYTTWAWGPNGWLVMTQDAYTPLAEIDLPISGAEDMFITPEGVIYVADTGNGRILRLDSQFNIAAVLGEAVLQKPTGLFVDADGVVYVTDAGQDAIVIFDAEGNVLKQFGRPSEPLFGRNRQFLPRKIAVDARQNLYIVSEGSVNGLVQMNTNGAFIGYFGPNAASMSLKMILQRLFLTEEQLDQFIKNEAASPSNLAIDHQGLIFTITAGAERWQSIRRFAISGKNIFPETFDSTAFRDIHVSETGLITAVAADGVIFEYDLNGTLLFLFGAKDSGDQRLGTLRNPTAVARHNDVIYILDKDKNALIVYQTTAFARRVHEGVRLYVDGFYSEAKPYFEEVLTHNGSFIMAYQAIADAYYKERAYADALTIYRYAEDRSGYSEAFWELRNEVLQQYLSPALMGLLALGIVYQTVNHLERRRRWFDPARAWLRGLRRFRLVDDFVFLFRFIRQPADSFYYIKHDLRGSLPFALLLYAWVIGARVLAAYVTAFVFNPYSNLADIRVADVIAYTAVLLFLWNAANYLVSTISDGEGRVRDVVIGTAYSLFPYALFMLPIALLTNILTLNEIFLYTFSLNLMWLWVGIMLFIMVKEVHNYTFSETVRNVLLTLFTMALFVLTGYILSVLFTQLFDFVTAVAQELRLRG